The proteins below come from a single Kryptolebias marmoratus isolate JLee-2015 linkage group LG12, ASM164957v2, whole genome shotgun sequence genomic window:
- the LOC108229135 gene encoding LOW QUALITY PROTEIN: aquaporin-1 (The sequence of the model RefSeq protein was modified relative to this genomic sequence to represent the inferred CDS: inserted 1 base in 1 codon): MMIVSRCLRLILRDVLAPSCLHHFLLEFVGTTLFLSASLSAVLIKPDLRPAANLTNQSHPSLGPYPSGLVPECPLQVVLVFGLSVAMAALCVGGAVHLNPAVSIAMALTLRIRLWRAVLYVIGQLLGGVASAGLLMGLTGDLSPAVNQVSVTLSPESQXREQRYHVCVQVSSGVQLHQAVTVETLITLQLVLVVLKTTDISLPAAAGPLLVGLAVSLGHLVAVGATGCGMNPARSFGPALVTLDFRNHWVFWAGPALGACLAALLNDLLLRPRWRCPKDWWAKLKQLYELTDKQQERALSPLP; this comes from the exons ATGATGATCGTCTCTCGTTGTCTTCGTCTCATCCTGCGTGATGTCCTCGCTCCATCCTGcttacatcacttcctgttggagTTTGTAGGCACCACCCTCTTCCTGTCTGCCAGCCTAtcagctgttttaataaaacccgACCTGAGACCAGCTGCCaatctgaccaatcagagccatCCATCTTTGGGCCCATATCCATCTGGACTGGTGCCTGAATGTCCCCTGCAGGTAGTCCTGGTCTTTGGTCTgtctgttgccatggcagcGCTCTGTGTGGGTGGGGCAGTTCACCTGAACCCAGCAGTTTCCATAGCAATGGCTTTGACCCTGAGGATCCGCCTGTGGAGGGCGGTGCTGTATGTGATTGGTCAGctgttggggggcgtggcctctGCAGGACTGCTGATGGGGCTGACCGGAGACTTGTCGCCAGCTGTAAACCAGGTGAGTGTTACTCTGAGTCCTGaaagcc tcagagagcagcgttatcatgtttgtgttcaggtgTCTTCTGGAGTCCAGCTGCACCAGGCGGTTACCGTGGAAACGCTCATCACCCTCCAGCTCGTCCTGGTTGTCCTGAAGACCACAGACATCTCTCTGCCGGCAGCAGCAGGTCCTCTGTTGGTTGGTCTGGCTGTCAGTCTGGGTCACCTGGTGGCT GTAGGGGCCACTGGTTGTGGAATGAACCCTGCCAGGTCCTTCGGTCCAGCTCTCGTCACACTGGACTTCAGAAACCACTGG GTGTTCTGGGCGGGGCCTGCTCTGGGGGCGTGTCTTGCTGCCCTCCTGAACGACCTGTTGCTGCGACCACGTTGGCGTTGTCCCAAAGACTGGTGGGCGAAGCTAAAGCAGCTGTATGAACTGACAGACAAGCAGCAGGAGAGGGCGCTGTCACCGCTGCCGTAA
- the crhr1 gene encoding corticotropin-releasing factor receptor 1 has protein sequence MERKVLSQVICVCLLLTGRVSAVELTCETLILLSTNLTARTLMLLNQTFTISNSSGLYCDLSVDGIGTCWPRSAAGELISRPCPEQFNGIFYNTTSKYYPVPQAAGVWRLNVFMFLCFQRKSKVHYQVAVIINYLGHCISLGALLLAFTLFMRLRSIRCLRNIIHWNLISAFILRNATWFIVQLTMNPSVTESNQVWCRLVTAAYNYFHVTNFFWMFGEGCYLHTAVVLTYSTDKLRKWMFVCIGWGIPFPIIVAWAFGKLYYDNEKCWFGKRAGVYTDYIYQGPMILVLLINFVFLFNIVRILMTKLRASTTSETIQYRKAVKATLVLLPLLGITYMLFFVNPGGEDEVARIVFIYFNSILESFQGFFVSVFYCFLNSEVRSAVRKRWSRWHDRHSIRSRTIRATSLPTSPSRVSFHSIKQSSNL, from the exons ATGGAGCGAAAAGTCCTGAGTCAG gtgatctgtgtgtgtttgctgctgacCGGACGAGTCTCTGCGGTGGAACTCACCTGTGAGACGTTGATCCTGCTGTCCACCAACCTGACAG CGAGGACGTTGATGTTGCTGAACCAGACGTTCACCATCAGTAACTCCTCAG gtctGTACTGTGACCTCTCGGTGGACGGTATCGGGACCTGCTGGCCTCGTAGTGCAGCAGGAGAGCTGATCTCCAGACCCTGTCCCGAGCAGTTCAATGGCATCTTCTACAACACCACCAGTAAGTACTACCCAGTCCCACAGG CAGCTGGAGTCTGGCGGTTGAACgtgttcatgtttctgtgttttcagaggAAGAGTAAAGTTCACTACCAGGTGGCCGTCATCATCAACTACCTGGGCCACTGCATCTCTCTGGGAGCTCTGCTGCTCGCCTTCACACTCTTCATGAGACTCAG AAGTATCCGCTGTTTGAGGAACATCATCCACTGGAATCTGATCTCAGCCTTCATTCTGAGAAACGCCACCTGGTTCATTGTCCAGCTGACAATGAACCCCTCGGTTACCGAGAGCAACCAG gTGTGGTGTAGGTTGGTGACAGCAGCGTATAACTACTTCCATGTGACCAACTTCTTCTGGATGTTTGGTGAAGGATGTTACCTGCACACTGCAGTCGTTCTCACCTATTCCACCGACAAACTAAGGAAGTGGATGTTTGTTTGCATCGGCTGGG GTATTCCGTTTCCTATAATCGTGGCGTGGGCTTTTGGGAAGCTGTACTACGACAATGAGAA GTGCTGGTTTGGAAAGAGAGCGGGTGTTTATACAGACTACATCTATCAAGGCCCAATGATCCTAGTTCTGCTG ATCAACTTTGTCTTCCTGTTCAACATCGTTCGGATCCTGATGACCAAACTGAGGGCATCGACCACTTCAGAGACCATCCAGTACAG GAAGGCAGTGAAGGCCACGCTGGTGTTGCTGCCTCTGTTAGGGATCACCTACATGCTGTTCTTTGTGAATCCCGGAGGGGAAGACGAAGTCGCTCGGATCGTCTTCATCTACTTTAACTCCATTCTAGAGTCTTTCCAG ggTTTCTTCGTCTCCGTCTTCTACTGTTTTCTCAACAGCGAG GTGCGCTCTGCAGTCAGGAAGCGCTGGAGTCGTTGGCACGATCGTCACTCCATCCGCAGCCGGACCATTCGTGCCACATCACTGCCCACATCGCCCAGCAGAGTATCCTTCCACAGCATCAAACAGTCCTCCAACCTCTGA